The nucleotide sequence TACCACTTTATTACTTCTTGTAtatagatttttatttattttttactgtgaGAACTGCTTTAACAAGTTAAATCAGTCCCTGACTGTGTAACACTAAGGGGACCCACAAAAGATCAGGATTCACGCTATTGGAAAATATTTCACCCGGCAACTTTAATGCATTAAATGTGTATTTAACACTCCGAGGGATGAATGCCAACACCATTTTGGGAGATAGCTCAGGTGATGTTAGACTGGCTCACACTCTTTGCCAAGTGGTATTTACTGCAAAGGTCAGACACTGGGGAGAAATAACTGGGAAATATTTTCTATTAAGAGATCCGTTGCCTCGCCAGATTTTCTTCGTAGCTGTACTTTTCATATTCATTTCATGGAACATTTGAttttgaaacctctttcctccAAGGGGCTTAAAAAGTGATTATATTCAAATACCCTTCGTTAaatgctttttttgtttgttatggAGGTGGTTTTATACTGCTTGTCTTTGGCCTTTCCTTTCCCACAGCAAATGGAGGTCCAGACTATGCTCTAAACCTAACCAAACTAAATCAAACTAAATTAAACCAAACTAAACTAACCCAATTTTTTCATAAAAACACAATGATAATGATAATGTGGCTTTGATCTGGGCCACATAAATATCTTAGCCTGTGTCCCGAAACAGCCCTCCCAAGACCAGAGCAGAATGCAAGGGACAGACATCGAAAGAGAACTCTATAAAGTGTGACCGTGTCATGGAGCTGTAGAATACAGGCATGTGATGAGAAACCGGCCAAAGCTATGGAAGCCTGTCACACTCAAAAGCCTTATCAAAGCATCCTACTGGCCttagtacagtacagcagaTGGATGATTTAAAGACACCCCCAAGCTTATTGGAAACAAGGGTATTTTTTGTAATGCCCCTAGTAAGGGGCACACGCCTCAAAAAAACAGTGAATTAGGACTATGTGTGGGGAATGATCACCGTGGGAATGATGAGAAAGCAGAATTTGGATGGACACAGACCAGTTTGATATAGTGTGTTTTCTCATTTAGTATTTAAATGTTTCCAACCCTCGCATAACAGAGGCACAAGTAGACAAAGCTGAGCTTTAGATTTGTGTGTAATCTCTCCCTCAGGGTCCATTCAAATACAAGCAAAACAAACAGAGCCTCAGAAGGTTACACCAACAGTTCTCCAATGTGTGCAATATACAAAACAGCATGTgcaaaaataataagaataaaaagaataacTGTCTGCCGTAAGACAGTAGGTATATTAAATTATTTGTAAATATTAATTTTGTATTACTTAATTACTTGAATGATGGTATACTGTAAGTCTGATACAGAAAAAAGTATGATGTTATATGATTATCATTTTGTAACTGTTTGATTGCAGGGTACATAACAATATTTTCCACATGGAAAAGGAGCCATGTTGTCCTTTGGTTGTACACATGGACAGATCTATTTCCCCTGTAGGATTTCCGGAACAATTATTACACTCTCCTTCTTGTTTGTGATAAATGCACAATCCCAACTAAATATTTATGTAATTGCAGCGTGTTGAGCTAGTCCTGCGAAAGGTCAACTGACTGCAAAAATAACCTAAGGTCCATGGGGGCCCGGAAGGTTTTAACTTGAAGTATATTCCCTCTGCCATAACCTGTCACAATTGTCCTGTTCCAACAGCATGACTGTCCCCTCTTTGTAAAATTCCTGTCCTCTACCACACAGGGCCACCTCCATGCCCCCTGTGCCCTCCATGAGGCACCACATCCTGCCGTGTGACAGCTAGGTGAGGGGGACTGTGAAAACCATATATTATCAGGAGCAGCAGGCAGGGGGTCTACACATCACATACCTGTGGCTTTAAGTATTCAACAGCTGTCCTCTATGATTAACCTGTCCATCCATCCCCTGCCAATTTGCCCTGGCTCTTACGCAATGTTCAGAATGAATTAGCTGACAGAATAACAGAATCATGTGATGGTGAAATACTTCAATATTTGATGTAGCCTGAGGGTGTGTTCTAAATGTCATTGCTCAAACAATAACTTTCTTCATAAAGCACTAGACGGATGAGATGGACTGTCTGACAAAAACTCAAATAAAAACTCAAATAAAAATAGGATAAGCCATCTATCAACCAATCACTCATTCaggttttcaaagcatttagtTTCTTGAAAAATGGTGTTTCACAACCTGCATTGGTTGTTGGTGTCGCTGTAGCATATAATTCCTCTTCTGTATCTCTGAAATGCGTAGGGTTAGAGTTACATACAAAGAGCAAAAAGGGCAAGAATGGCAAGGATCCAAGACTGTGATGTACTTTACATATGAATGTACCTACCATATCCTTTCTGGGATGCCAAGACTGGACTGCGGAAAAGAGAATTATGCAAGCACCAACCTTGACTTGGTGAAAGGAATTGTTACTCCCTCTGCTTTCATAAGGAATTGAATAATGGATAAGTAATTCATTTCCAGAGTCCACTCTGATTTGAAAACTAGTTAAGTAGGTCATTGGTGCATATGAAAACAATATGTAGTATGACTTATTATGAGGCACAGACCCAGGGTCAGCGTAATATATTGACTGCACACTCGTAAATGTGTAGATTTCTACAGAGGCATCCAGCCCCTAGTATTCCTTTTCATTCAAGGTTAAGGCTCCTGAATGTGTGGGATGTTGATTTCAAGCCTCAGAAACCAAGTCTGTTATCCTAGTCAATACTCAGCCGTACTTATGAACTAATTATCTTAATGTGACATGGAACCAAAATTAGGCAAAAGAGCATTTAGTATTAGGACCTATTCAGAAGAGTCCATGAATCACAGTATGTATCATTTCATCTTCTATTGATTTGGGAATTCTGAGGAAACATCTCAGCCTGCCTGCTTGAGGTCACCTGCACGTCATTCCAAATAATTCATAACGATCTCCATTAAACTAGGCTTTATAGATGTCTAGactattgtttttctttatcCTTGACATCAATTCAGAATGCCTGACCATCTTTTTCTGATTTTTTCTGATGTTAGTGATTTGGTGAAAGATGTTTACATAACCCAGAGGACAACTGCTGTTTTGTGCTATTTATGGTGTCATATCGTTGATAAATGAATGTCTAAGAGGTATTTTCATACCAAGGTTGGACAGCGATTtacttctgagagagaaagagagagagagagagagagatagagactgcATTACAAAGGCAGAGCTTATGGCTGTGGTTCTCACAATCTCTGCCTCTGGTACTGTAAGTCAGAGGAGGTTGTATGTACCATTTACCAGTGGATGCAGTGCCATTGACTTAATGCAGTTTCTAAACATTGTCTTTTCTTAGTTGTGTTTGACAGTTCCCGGGTTAATGGTGTGAAAACAGGGACCCTGCTTTCCCCAACCTGTCAGACAGTAATTGGCCAGTGGTTTCTGTTAATAGCAATATGCCACTGGGACTACACAGCACCTCTTAAATTGTGTACGATGTAATTGGAAAGGTCTGGAGAGGCAGTTTACACATTAATAACGGATCCAtgctattatttattattatacacAATGCATACATTTCTATTGATTGActatatgcaaacacacagtccAGAGAGACAAAAACATGAAATCAAATGGATCTATACTCTAATCTATGTGGTGAAACACCCAGGTATCAGACTTGTTTGCCAAAGTATCATTCTCTGCATAGGTGTCCTCTTTGTGTAATGAGACATATGTGAGCTTAGTTCCATCCACAACTGTATTTCCCGTTACTATATTATAAAACGTGGTGTATTTAAGGACAGAGCTTTAATAAAGCTTTTACATTTGTAATATGGTTTAAATGGTTAAGCTCCTGTCTAAGTCGTAAAAGTGTGTCACTAATATGacatttcctcttttttttccagGATGTTCCTCTGAGCTCATGAATGACATACTaagacaaagacagaggagGAAACAATAAAATGAGACCAATCAACGATGTTAGCCCCTGGGGAAATAAGCACAAGCCAGTCTGAAGTGATGGAGTACTGATTTGGAGAACTGTCTCCATAAGTTCACAGCAGGAAAAATTCATTGAATGAAACCTTGTGTTGATGCACATGCCCAATATCTTTTTTGGAAAGGGCTGGTACATTAGAACAGAGCCATCCTTCGTTGGACAGGAGTCCAATATATTGATTGTTGCCTGCATCGAGGAGAACATTTAAACTTCTATCTCAGTTGCAAAAACACTCAGTTCCACTTTATTGAAACCACACTGGTATTCACATTTTACAGCTTTCAGCCCTGCTCATGTCATTAAGAGACGCACCAATGACCTGCAGAGGAGGCATGGTGATGAGTGCCTTTTTTTGGTCTGTGGCCATTATGTGTTTGACCCACACAGGCAGAGTAAATGGAGACTGCTGGTTGATCGAGGGTGAGAAGGGCTTTGTGTGGCTCGCTATTTGCAGCCAAAACCAGCCACCTTACGAGGCCATCCCTCAGCATATAAACAGCACCATCGTGGACCTTCGTTTGAATGAAAACAAGATCAAAAGTATTCATTATTCTGCCCTCAGCCGCTTTGCCAATTTGACCTACCTTAACCTGACCAAGAACGAAATAAACTATATCGAGGATGGGGCCTTTGCTGCCCAGTACAACTTACAGGTTCTTCAGTTAGGCTTCAACAAGCTCCGTAACCTGACAGAGGGGATCCTCAGGGGCTTGGGGAAGCTGCAGTACCTATACCTCCAGGCCAACCTGATTGAGACTGTGACACCCAATGCCTTCTGGGAATGCCCCAACATTGAAAATATAGACCTTTCTATGAACCGCATTCAGCAGCTAGATGGGTCCACTTTTACCACCTTAACTAAACTGACCACCTGTGAGCTCTACACGAACCCATTCAACTGCTCCTGTGAATTACTCGGATTTGTGAAGTGGCTCTCAGTTTTCCCCAACAGGACCAATGAAAGGATGGTCTGTGACTCTCCGCCAGGCGTCTCGGGCTATAGCCTGTTGAGCCAGAATCCAAACAACCCAACCTACCGAAATGCCCTTCACATGCTCTCCACTGTGTGTACAGAAGACTATGTGATGACGTCATTCCCTGTGCCCCCGGAACCCATCACCCGCTTTCCAGACTCTACCTCCTGTGGAATGGAGGGCTGCTATTCAGGGACAGAGCCAGATGAGGTCCGAACCAGTCCTACATCAATCGAGGTGGAGGTGCAGCCCGAAATGAAAGTGAAGCAAGTATCACACACCGGTGCAACTGTCACTGTTAAGATTCCTCATCCCTTCAAGAAGATGTACATCCTAGTTCTATACAATAACAGCTTTTTTAGTGACATCCAAAACCTGAAAAGTCACGAGGAGGACATTGAACTAAAGAACCTAAAACCCCACACTGAATACACATACTGTGTCGCTTCCAGCCGTAATGCTCTGCGATTTAATCATACTTGTCTGAAAATAACAACGGGGCCTTGGACTGGGAAGGATAGAGGGACAAACAACGCAACAGCGACCCACTACATCATGACCATCTTGGGGTGTCTCTTTAGCATGGTCATTGTTCTAGGAGTGGTCTATTATTGCTTGCGGAAAAAGCGTCAACAAGATGAAAAGCACAAAAAAGCAGGAAGCCTCAAGAAAAATATTATTGAACTGAAATATGGACAAGAGCTAGAAGGAGGGACAATCTCTAGAATGTCACAGAAGCAGATGATGGCTGGGGAGAGCATGTCTCGCATGCCATACTTGCCGTCTGTTAGTGAGATGGAGCAGTACAAATTTCAAGAGATCAGTGACACACCTAAAATGGCCAAGGGTAACTACATGGATGTTCGAACCGGAGAACACCTTGAACGCAGGGAATGCGATATGTCCATGCCAGGGAACAGCCAAGGGTCCGTAGCAGAGATTTCCACCATTGCAAAAGAGGTTGATAAAGTAAATCAGATCATAAACAATTGTATAGATGCTCTCAAGTCAGAATCCACATCTTTTCAGGGCGTGAAATCTGGATCTGTGTCAACTGCAGAGCCCCAACTCGTTCTGATATCAGAGCAGCCTCAGAGCAAGTCTAGCTTCCTATCCCCAGTGTATAAGGACAGCTATCACCACTCTCTGCAGAGGCACCACACCTCCGACATCTCGCCAAAGCGACCCAGCACTGCCACCGGAGGTCCCATGCACAGCCCCAGGCCTTACCGCCATGAGTCCAAGTACATAGAGAAGACCACACCGACGGGTGAGACGATCCTCACTGTTACGCCAGCTGCTGCCATTCTGAGGGCTGAGGCAGAGAAGATCCGCCAGTACAGTGAGCACCGGCACTCGTATCCTGACGCCCAGATCGAGGAGTTGGAGGGGCCTGACAGCCGCAAGACCTCTATTCTGGAGCCCCTCACTCGGCCCCGCCCCAGAGACTTAGCATACTCTCAGCTTTCACCCCAATACCACAACCTGAGCTACTCCTCCAGTCCTGAATACTACTGCAAACCGTCTCACAGCATCTGGGAGCGCTTCAAACTTCACCGCAAGCGGCACAAAGATGAGGAATACATGGCAGCCGGGCACGCGTTGCGTAAAAAAGTGCAGTTTGCCAAGGACGAGGACCTGCATGATATCCTAGATTACTGGAAAGGTGTATCGGCTCAGCATAAATCTTAATTCCTTCAAGTGTTTTCTACAGGACCACAAGTTGTGTAAATGACACAGAAACCTTATGTATGAAAAGACAATTTAATGGATGGATACTTTAATTTTGCGATTAACAACTTATACTTATGTATCGCAGCATATTTTGACTGTGGGGAAGTGGGGAAAAGAAACTGGAAAAGTATCTTAGATTTGTGACATTATAAGAAATTTGTGGGAAATAAACTTTATTCTACTGTTACATGAATACAAATATTGCAAattaagaatatatatatatatgttgcaATGGATTATAGGTATTTGGGTATCGCATGGCCAAGTCCTGTGACAGTGGATTTGCTGTTGTGTACTTTGAGAAAAATACTGTATCAAACATCGAAAAACATGTCTACTGAAACCTCAATATTTTTCTTGAAGAACTAATGAACAATCATACAAAAGACAACCCATTTCTTCCCTAcatatatttaattctacacaGGAACTATGTACAGATACAGTTTCTATATTTGCAATGATTGCTGTGAAAAAAGATTGAAGTCTTGGAAGTGATTGAATCAGGTTTAGCCCATGGATATAAGAGACAGCCAATGTGTTTGCTCTTTATTGAACGCTAAGTTTAGATAAATAATGACTTTGGTCATAGAGCTGGTAAAACCTTGCAATCGTTTTCGTCCTATATCTAGAGTGCAATTTtactatttattttgttttaagaGGCCACAAAACCAACTgcacaatattcaagagctggaATTTTCTAAATTTAGTATACATTGTGAGACAATTCACTGTAGTAATCTGCTGCTGATGCTCTGCATTAGGCAAAGACTTCAAGAGCCATCAGTTGTATTGTTAGAACCAAAGTAGAAAAAGATGGAATGTTTACATATACTTTCTGCATGGTCTAAGATCTCTGAACATAGTAAATCAGGTTCCATATGCATTTTATTTGAATTGGATTATTATCAAAGAGCTGAAAAATTGTCAGTGTTGGTATTGTTGATATTGTAATTAAACTTAACCACAGACTGCAACTTTATATTTTTCCACCTGTTGTTTAGGCAGAGTGCTGAAAGAGCAGTTCAAGCCCTCATAAGTATTTATCTTACACCCCGATGGATGAATGTAAAACATACATAGTGAAACCTGTATATGGCAGCTTTTTACTTTGAATTTCAAGGAAAGTTTTGTTTTTGCTCTTTACAACATTTCCTCCCTTATGTTCCTTTGCCTCTACTTGCTTTATCAAGGAGTATTTCCCATATTGTATGATACTGTTTTGTCTACAAGTCTAAGccaataaagtaaaaaaaacagtAGTAGTTTGTTTTCAAGGTGGGTCTCGCTAAATAAttaatttactttaatgtttggCTGTTTGACACTTTTGTAAATTATCAAAACCACCTCCAGATGCCAGAGTCGAATATTTACAAATGTTCAATTCCATTCTTGATCTTAAATATTGGTACTGGGTTTGTATATTATCAATACAATATTTGAGTGAATATAAGAGGTAACTTGGTTGTCTGACTTAATATTTCAACCGCCTTAAACTTCTGGGATATGTGTACAACTGtaatttttgtttttctttgttttcagtgTTGATATTGTTGACCTCATTTGTTGTCATTTTTTATAAATGCATTTCAATAGATTTCAAGAGCCGTCAGATTTATAGGTAATTTAGCAACTAAGCTATATGTTTTTATACTGCATATTGTAGCACTTCTGTGTCTCATTAAAGTTAGAAATGTTGGGAAACCTGTGAAAGACAGTGAAGAGCTGTTAAAGTACATCAGAATCAAACAAGAGCACaatagtgttttttttatttcttaatACTATGTTATCTGCTTTCTGACAAAGTACTGTGAAATAAAGTTAAGGGTGCACCCATACCCTCAATATCTCCCATATGGTATTTATATGACTCAGCTGTATGGTATTGTTTTACACTTAATATACATGCAGTTACACAATGTGGGCATCCAACATACCAGTAAATCATCAAACTACAACAATTCAAAGAAGAACCTAGGTTATGATAAACTGAATCCTTGTGATGGTGTAatgttaatgtaatgtaaagtaaATCTTTTAATTCAAAGTACACAAATCAAGCTACAGTATGGACTGCTACTATACAATTCACTGCTGAGCAGAGCATTGTTTCAAAACCCCTTTGCTTGAAGAAGCCAAACTAAATCAGATACTTAATTTTCACCTTTTTAATTCTTCTTTCTCATTGTTTGAACAAGAAGGCAATTATTGAGAAACATTATTCCGGATCTTCGACCTGCTTAATGGTTATGATTAACCCATCCTATTAATGGCACTTCGTATCGGAAATTTGACTTGATATTCACTGATTGCTCAATCAAGGAGTAATTATACTGACTTGATAAGCATATTATGGTTGTCAAATTTCCAGTTCTGTCAAATATAAATGGCTATCTTAAATAATAATTGGTAAAAATCCCCCACCTACCATGCTCTAGTACCTAACACCTTCACAAATCCCCTGTCGATATGAATCTCTAGTCAATAATTCATAAACTCAAGATT is from Osmerus mordax isolate fOsmMor3 chromosome 3, fOsmMor3.pri, whole genome shotgun sequence and encodes:
- the elfn1a gene encoding protein ELFN1, with the protein product MSLRDAPMTCRGGMVMSAFFWSVAIMCLTHTGRVNGDCWLIEGEKGFVWLAICSQNQPPYEAIPQHINSTIVDLRLNENKIKSIHYSALSRFANLTYLNLTKNEINYIEDGAFAAQYNLQVLQLGFNKLRNLTEGILRGLGKLQYLYLQANLIETVTPNAFWECPNIENIDLSMNRIQQLDGSTFTTLTKLTTCELYTNPFNCSCELLGFVKWLSVFPNRTNERMVCDSPPGVSGYSLLSQNPNNPTYRNALHMLSTVCTEDYVMTSFPVPPEPITRFPDSTSCGMEGCYSGTEPDEVRTSPTSIEVEVQPEMKVKQVSHTGATVTVKIPHPFKKMYILVLYNNSFFSDIQNLKSHEEDIELKNLKPHTEYTYCVASSRNALRFNHTCLKITTGPWTGKDRGTNNATATHYIMTILGCLFSMVIVLGVVYYCLRKKRQQDEKHKKAGSLKKNIIELKYGQELEGGTISRMSQKQMMAGESMSRMPYLPSVSEMEQYKFQEISDTPKMAKGNYMDVRTGEHLERRECDMSMPGNSQGSVAEISTIAKEVDKVNQIINNCIDALKSESTSFQGVKSGSVSTAEPQLVLISEQPQSKSSFLSPVYKDSYHHSLQRHHTSDISPKRPSTATGGPMHSPRPYRHESKYIEKTTPTGETILTVTPAAAILRAEAEKIRQYSEHRHSYPDAQIEELEGPDSRKTSILEPLTRPRPRDLAYSQLSPQYHNLSYSSSPEYYCKPSHSIWERFKLHRKRHKDEEYMAAGHALRKKVQFAKDEDLHDILDYWKGVSAQHKS